The Deltaproteobacteria bacterium genome includes a window with the following:
- a CDS encoding HEPN domain-containing protein: MKDEFRAISREWIAKAENDLNYARASFGEFDEFYSQMCILCHDSAEKYLKAFIAAHGGRPARTHDLVTLLLDCMQLSEEHADLTGIEHHCRLLNRYYIPLKYPSHYPAMTRKQAEEAIAAAESIADEISSRLGYR, encoded by the coding sequence ATGAAAGACGAATTTAGAGCCATTAGCCGGGAATGGATCGCCAAAGCAGAGAACGACCTCAATTATGCCAGAGCAAGCTTCGGCGAGTTCGATGAGTTCTACTCGCAGATGTGCATTCTGTGCCACGATTCAGCAGAGAAATACCTGAAAGCCTTTATCGCCGCACACGGCGGTAGACCGGCGAGGACCCACGATCTGGTGACTTTGCTTCTTGATTGCATGCAGTTATCCGAGGAACATGCAGACCTTACCGGCATCGAACACCACTGCAGGCTGCTGAACCGTTATTACATCCCCCTTAAATACCCTTCCCATTATCCCGCTATGACCAGGAAGCAGGCGGAGGAAGCAATAGCCGCAGCCGAATCGATCGCGGATGAAATTTCCTCCAGGCTTGGTTACAGGTAA
- a CDS encoding nucleotidyltransferase domain-containing protein: MYSLESELEIIVRSLESNYHPEKIILFGSLAEGNAGEGSDVDLLVIKETDKDPWERSEEIDRFIRHYVPADVLVYTPGEIRERLAMNDFFIKEIMEKGKVLYERRI, translated from the coding sequence ATGTACTCCCTGGAAAGTGAACTGGAAATTATCGTTCGAAGTTTAGAAAGCAACTATCATCCAGAGAAGATCATCCTCTTCGGCTCTCTTGCGGAGGGAAACGCAGGGGAGGGGAGCGACGTCGACCTTCTGGTAATAAAAGAAACCGACAAGGACCCGTGGGAGCGAAGCGAGGAGATCGACCGCTTTATCCGGCACTATGTGCCAGCGGACGTGTTGGTATATACCCCCGGCGAAATACGGGAGCGGCTGGCGATGAACGATTTCTTCATTAAGGAGATCATGGAAAAGGGAAAAGTGCTCTATGAAAGACGAATTTAG